In a single window of the Actinomycetota bacterium genome:
- the rplT gene encoding 50S ribosomal protein L20, with translation MARVKRALHGRKKHRKVLNRAKGYKGAKSRRFRTANEQVMHAMSDSYRDRRAKKGEFRRLWISRINAAARQNGTTYSRLMAGLKAADIEVDRKMLAEMAVHDPASFSQIVEAANAAQH, from the coding sequence ATGGCACGGGTAAAACGCGCCCTTCACGGTCGGAAGAAGCATCGCAAGGTCCTCAACCGCGCCAAGGGCTACAAAGGTGCGAAGAGCCGCAGATTCCGCACGGCGAACGAGCAGGTCATGCATGCGATGTCCGACTCGTATCGAGACCGTCGCGCGAAGAAAGGCGAGTTCCGACGGCTCTGGATCTCCAGGATCAACGCCGCGGCACGGCAAAACGGGACAACCTATTCTCGCCTGATGGCCGGGTTGAAGGCGGCAGACATCGAGGTCGACCGAAAGATGCTCGCAGAGATGGCGGTCCATGACCCCGCGTCCTTCAGTCAGATCGTCGAGGCAGCCAACGCAGCCCAGCACTGA
- a CDS encoding 6,7-dimethyl-8-ribityllumazine synthase — protein MRLDEIRGEPTGAGRKVGVVVASFNRVVTDGLLAGALEALESAGTEQVSVVRVPGSLEIPLAAQRLAQTGYDAVVAIGAVIKGGTDHYEHVASRSIAGIANVSLSTGTPVGNAILTVTEFEHARDRSLPGSANKGYEAAMAVLVLLDVLEKIG, from the coding sequence ATGCGACTTGATGAGATTCGAGGGGAGCCGACGGGTGCCGGGCGCAAGGTTGGTGTCGTCGTCGCTTCTTTCAATCGTGTGGTCACCGACGGTCTGCTCGCCGGCGCGCTGGAGGCGCTCGAGTCCGCCGGTACCGAACAGGTGAGCGTCGTTCGGGTTCCCGGATCACTGGAGATTCCCCTTGCCGCGCAACGTCTCGCGCAGACAGGATACGATGCAGTGGTTGCGATCGGCGCGGTGATCAAGGGGGGAACCGACCATTACGAGCATGTGGCGAGTCGGTCGATTGCCGGGATCGCGAACGTTTCGCTCTCCACGGGGACACCCGTGGGCAATGCGATCCTCACCGTGACCGAATTCGAGCACGCCAGAGATCGTTCGTTGCCAGGGTCGGCAAACAAGGGGTACGAGGCCGCCATGGCGGTGCTCGTACTGCTCGATGTGCTCGAGAAGATCGGTTGA
- a CDS encoding riboflavin synthase, with protein sequence MFTGIVESLGSVRGVTVTDLGCRLDIETELSGLDIGDSIAVNGVCLTVVACPQGGFEADVVHETLLRTDLGALEAGMSVDLERPLPASGRFDGHIVQGHVDGVGHVRALEPEGDSLRMRVGVPEAIAPYVAEKGSVAVDGVSLTVTSVGEDWFEVALIPHTLEVTVLGLRGPGDPVNIEVDVIAKYLERLMEMKR encoded by the coding sequence ATGTTTACCGGAATCGTTGAATCGCTCGGCAGTGTGCGGGGCGTCACGGTGACCGACCTGGGTTGTCGACTCGACATCGAGACGGAGCTTTCCGGGCTCGACATCGGTGACTCGATCGCGGTCAACGGCGTGTGTTTGACAGTCGTGGCATGCCCGCAAGGGGGCTTCGAAGCCGACGTCGTGCACGAGACCCTTCTGCGCACCGATCTGGGCGCGTTGGAGGCGGGCATGTCCGTTGATTTGGAACGTCCGCTACCGGCATCGGGGCGCTTCGACGGTCACATCGTCCAGGGGCACGTCGACGGGGTCGGGCATGTGCGGGCACTGGAGCCCGAGGGCGACAGCCTGCGCATGCGTGTCGGCGTTCCGGAGGCGATCGCACCGTACGTGGCGGAGAAAGGATCTGTCGCCGTCGACGGTGTCAGCCTCACGGTGACCTCCGTGGGCGAGGACTGGTTCGAGGTTGCGCTGATTCCGCACACGCTCGAAGTGACGGTCCTCGGGCTTCGAGGCCCAGGTGACCCCGTGAACATCGAGGTCGATGTGATCGCCAAGTATCTCGAACGCCTGATGGAGATGAAACGATGA
- a CDS encoding RNA methyltransferase, giving the protein MLAAIAAGHELDTIFAVVGDPVVEDLSGVSYVSEEVLERLAPTQHPRGPIAIMRIPASARVSRSCLLLWGVGDPGNMGTLIRSAAAFGMDVAVDSRSTDPWSPKTLRAAAGGHFRTAIEREATPESLQERGFTTVAAVPRGGIDPVELACRDQIAIIVGPEAHGLPADVVAASDLLVTIPMPGDMESLNVGIAGAILAYERSRHHLGREDT; this is encoded by the coding sequence GTGCTCGCGGCGATCGCCGCCGGCCATGAACTCGACACGATCTTCGCCGTGGTGGGTGATCCTGTGGTCGAGGATCTCTCAGGGGTCTCCTATGTGAGTGAAGAGGTGCTCGAGCGGCTGGCCCCAACACAGCATCCGAGAGGACCCATCGCCATCATGAGGATCCCGGCGTCGGCAAGGGTCTCCCGCTCCTGCCTGTTGCTGTGGGGTGTCGGCGACCCGGGCAACATGGGCACCCTCATCCGCTCTGCGGCAGCCTTCGGCATGGACGTGGCAGTCGATTCGAGGAGCACGGATCCATGGTCCCCGAAGACGCTGAGAGCTGCGGCGGGCGGCCATTTCCGAACGGCCATCGAAAGGGAGGCGACACCGGAGAGCCTGCAGGAGCGGGGCTTCACGACGGTGGCCGCCGTCCCGCGAGGCGGGATCGACCCGGTGGAGCTTGCATGTCGAGACCAGATTGCGATCATCGTCGGGCCCGAGGCTCACGGCCTTCCCGCAGACGTCGTGGCCGCATCCGATCTGTTGGTCACCATTCCCATGCCGGGGGACATGGAGAGTCTGAATGTCGGAATCGCCGGAGCGATCCTGGCCTACGAGCGCAGCCGACATCATCTCGGGAGGGAAGACACCTGA
- the pheS gene encoding phenylalanine--tRNA ligase subunit alpha has product MDRIKQLRAEAPGRIQAAANLDVLQDLERELIGRSSIIARQRKALGKLPPEERPAVGAALNEAYQELKAQLDARRVELERAAEDELLEVERTDITLPVYEIPRGHHHLLTETVEEVCDIFTALGYAVTTGPEVETAAYNFDALNTPPTHPARLESDTLYVDWGDPADELLLRTQTSPMQVRYMEQHEPPVYVIVPGRVYRSDALDATHSPVFTQVEGLSVDDALTFADLKGTLQYFMERFFGAGRKIRMYPHFFPFTEPSAEMAVSCFNCEGSGCRVCGQTGWIELLGCGMVDPNVFEAVGYDPTAVSGFAFGVGVERLAMVRHGIGHIKHFFDNDLRVLEQFR; this is encoded by the coding sequence ATGGACCGCATCAAACAACTCCGCGCAGAGGCCCCCGGCCGTATCCAAGCGGCTGCGAACCTCGATGTGCTTCAAGACCTCGAACGAGAACTGATCGGAAGATCGTCGATCATCGCTCGGCAGCGCAAGGCACTCGGCAAACTTCCGCCCGAAGAACGACCCGCCGTCGGCGCGGCGCTGAACGAGGCGTATCAGGAGTTGAAGGCGCAGCTGGACGCGCGACGAGTCGAGCTCGAAAGGGCCGCGGAGGACGAGCTCCTGGAGGTCGAACGCACCGATATCACGTTGCCCGTCTACGAGATTCCGAGGGGCCACCATCACCTGCTCACCGAAACCGTGGAGGAAGTCTGCGACATCTTCACCGCCCTCGGGTATGCGGTGACCACCGGGCCCGAGGTCGAGACTGCCGCCTACAACTTCGATGCACTCAACACGCCGCCGACACACCCTGCGCGGCTCGAGTCGGACACGCTCTATGTGGATTGGGGCGACCCGGCGGACGAGCTGCTCTTGAGGACACAGACGTCGCCCATGCAGGTCCGTTACATGGAGCAACATGAACCGCCGGTCTACGTGATCGTGCCGGGAAGGGTGTACCGGTCCGACGCCCTGGACGCGACCCATTCGCCCGTGTTCACGCAGGTCGAGGGCCTTTCGGTCGACGATGCCCTCACGTTCGCCGACTTGAAGGGAACGTTGCAGTATTTCATGGAGCGGTTCTTCGGCGCCGGTAGGAAGATACGCATGTACCCGCACTTCTTTCCCTTCACGGAACCCTCCGCAGAGATGGCGGTGTCCTGCTTCAACTGCGAGGGCAGCGGATGCCGGGTGTGCGGGCAGACCGGATGGATCGAGCTTCTCGGGTGTGGAATGGTCGATCCGAACGTGTTCGAGGCCGTGGGCTACGATCCGACGGCGGTGTCCGGATTCGCGTTCGGGGTCGGGGTGGAACGGCTCGCGATGGTGCGGCACGGCATCGGGCACATCAAACACTTCTTTGACAACGACCTGCGCGTGTTGGAGCAGTTCCGATGA
- a CDS encoding phenylalanine--tRNA ligase subunit beta has protein sequence MKVSLRWLKEFVAVPTDDPAELAEVLASVGHEVEGYELLETAFSGVVVGRVEQIERHPNADRLRFCKVSVGGAPQDIVCGADNFEVGALVPVSLPGADLAGGLHVETRTIRGVQSHGMICSESELGLGERHDGIMVLDPSTPVGTDFSTLVPYPDVVFDLSITPNRGDAMSILGIARDLAAYYSLDLTVPAVDLQEHGEASAVSIVLEDPVGCPRYVGREVREVTVADSPLWMRLRLRDAGIRSINNVVDITNYVLLEYGQPLHGFDLDTIAEETIIVRRGRHGENLRTLDGEEHEITSEDLLITDPERVIAFAGVMGGEETEVGPTTRRVLIEAAHFDAPTVMNTAKRHGLRTEASSRFERGVDPDLPARAAARAAQLMAQLADGVPAPGTKDAYPSPIHEGTVTLPLGEPERLLGISLPREEIVDLLERLGFGVHGDDPLDVTVPTYRPDVTRPADLVEEIARLYGLNRIPSRLPHGPGSGLGQSARRARVLRAALVGAGLSEASTLTFLAPEDLEKLHVDGTTPIRVRNPLREEESLLRTTLLPGLLKSARFNAGHGFPSVALFETGKVFIDTPDRVDPRIPFQPDTLAFVVVGRFGAKTLGGKSRPADFATAGAVWRVIETAMGLEGEVRAEHVAGFHPGRAGRLFLDEQPIGVLGELHPGVTRAYGIEGRVAAGEFRLERLLETHGFWTFEEPSTYPPVVFDLAFEVSDTVPASELVKVIRVAAGPMLESVRLFDEFRGGSVPEGHKSLAVQLTFRSPDTTLTNEDVREDRGRIITAVADELGGRLRGGA, from the coding sequence ATGAAGGTTTCCCTGCGCTGGTTGAAGGAGTTCGTCGCCGTCCCGACGGACGATCCTGCCGAGCTCGCCGAGGTGCTTGCATCGGTCGGTCATGAGGTCGAGGGGTACGAACTCTTGGAGACGGCGTTTTCGGGCGTGGTCGTCGGAAGGGTCGAGCAGATCGAGCGGCATCCCAACGCAGATCGACTTCGCTTCTGCAAAGTGTCTGTCGGGGGAGCCCCACAGGACATCGTGTGTGGAGCCGACAACTTCGAGGTCGGCGCGCTCGTGCCGGTGTCGCTCCCCGGGGCGGACCTTGCAGGGGGGCTTCACGTGGAGACTCGAACGATTCGAGGGGTGCAATCCCACGGGATGATCTGCTCGGAATCCGAGCTGGGTCTTGGTGAGCGACACGACGGGATCATGGTGCTCGACCCCTCGACGCCGGTCGGCACGGACTTCTCGACGCTCGTGCCCTACCCGGATGTCGTCTTCGATCTCTCGATCACGCCGAATCGTGGCGATGCAATGTCCATCCTGGGAATCGCGCGGGACCTGGCTGCCTACTACTCGCTCGATCTGACCGTGCCGGCAGTCGATCTCCAGGAACACGGCGAGGCCTCGGCGGTTTCCATCGTGCTGGAGGATCCGGTGGGATGTCCGCGGTACGTGGGCCGCGAAGTTCGCGAGGTGACGGTGGCGGATTCCCCGCTGTGGATGCGTCTGAGGCTGCGAGACGCCGGAATCCGCTCCATCAACAACGTTGTGGATATCACGAACTACGTCCTTCTCGAGTATGGGCAGCCGTTGCACGGCTTCGATCTGGACACGATCGCCGAGGAGACGATCATCGTGCGCAGAGGTCGGCACGGAGAGAATCTGCGGACGCTCGACGGGGAAGAACACGAAATCACCTCCGAAGACCTGCTGATCACGGATCCCGAGCGAGTGATCGCCTTCGCCGGAGTGATGGGAGGCGAAGAGACGGAAGTCGGCCCGACGACGAGGCGGGTGCTCATCGAAGCTGCCCATTTCGACGCTCCCACGGTCATGAACACGGCGAAACGACACGGGTTGCGGACAGAAGCTTCGTCCCGTTTCGAACGAGGCGTGGATCCGGACCTTCCGGCACGGGCCGCGGCTCGTGCGGCACAACTGATGGCACAACTCGCCGACGGTGTTCCCGCTCCGGGGACGAAAGACGCGTACCCGAGTCCGATCCATGAGGGAACGGTGACGCTCCCCCTCGGCGAGCCTGAGCGTCTTCTGGGGATATCCCTCCCCCGGGAGGAGATCGTCGATCTACTGGAACGGCTCGGCTTCGGCGTGCACGGAGACGATCCCTTGGATGTCACGGTGCCGACGTATCGCCCTGATGTGACACGGCCTGCGGACCTTGTCGAAGAGATCGCCCGCCTGTACGGGCTCAACCGCATACCATCACGGCTGCCACACGGCCCCGGATCCGGACTTGGCCAATCCGCCCGGCGGGCGAGAGTGCTCCGGGCGGCTCTGGTTGGAGCGGGCCTCTCCGAAGCGTCGACGCTGACATTCCTCGCTCCGGAGGATCTCGAGAAGCTGCACGTGGACGGCACGACCCCCATTCGGGTGCGAAACCCGTTGCGTGAAGAGGAGTCGCTGCTGCGCACGACGCTGCTCCCCGGGCTGCTGAAGTCGGCACGATTCAATGCGGGCCACGGGTTCCCTTCCGTCGCCCTCTTCGAGACCGGGAAGGTGTTCATCGACACCCCGGATCGTGTCGATCCGAGAATCCCGTTTCAACCGGACACCCTGGCTTTCGTTGTCGTTGGACGATTCGGCGCCAAGACGCTCGGTGGGAAGAGCCGCCCGGCCGATTTCGCCACCGCAGGAGCCGTCTGGAGGGTGATCGAAACAGCCATGGGTCTGGAGGGAGAAGTGCGCGCGGAGCACGTCGCAGGTTTCCATCCCGGCCGCGCCGGGAGGCTGTTCCTCGACGAGCAGCCGATCGGCGTGCTCGGAGAGCTGCACCCCGGCGTGACGCGCGCCTACGGAATCGAAGGACGTGTTGCGGCCGGCGAGTTCCGCCTGGAGAGGCTGCTCGAGACGCACGGCTTCTGGACGTTCGAGGAACCGAGTACCTATCCGCCGGTCGTCTTCGACCTGGCGTTCGAGGTGTCTGACACCGTGCCCGCCTCCGAACTCGTCAAGGTGATCAGGGTTGCAGCGGGTCCCATGCTCGAGTCGGTGCGTCTGTTCGACGAGTTTCGCGGAGGCTCGGTGCCCGAAGGCCACAAGAGTCTCGCCGTCCAGCTCACCTTCAGGTCGCCCGACACGACGTTGACGAACGAGGATGTCCGAGAGGACCGAGGCCGCATCATCACAGCCGTAGCCGACGAACTCGGAGGGCGACTCCGAGGGGGAGCGTAA
- a CDS encoding bifunctional 3,4-dihydroxy-2-butanone-4-phosphate synthase/GTP cyclohydrolase II → MTFAPIEDAIAAISSGEFVVVVDDEDRENEGDLILAAEKATPEKIGFMVRHTSGIICVPLTGERLDELRIPMMVMQNTDVRNTAFTVSVDYAPATTTGISAADRAATIRAMVDHATEPEDLTRPGHLFPLRYRAGGVLRRAGHTEAAVDLATLAGLRPAGVLAEIVGDDGSIARLPDLERFARKHHLVMIQIADLIAYRRRRQRLIRRGAEARIPTEFGVFEAIAYESLVDHREHLALVKGEIAGKGDVLVRVHSECLTGDTLGSLRCDCGFQLRDAMSKIAAEGSGVVLYLRGHEGRGIGLMHKLEAYALQDHGRDTVEANLELGLPTDARDYGVGAQILADLGITTMRLLTNNPTKRAGIEGYGLEITETVPLEVRPNPENLGYLTTKVEKLGHSIHLEDVDAT, encoded by the coding sequence ATGACCTTCGCACCGATAGAAGACGCAATCGCAGCGATCTCGAGCGGCGAGTTCGTCGTCGTTGTCGACGATGAGGACCGAGAGAACGAGGGCGACCTCATCCTCGCAGCCGAGAAGGCGACACCGGAGAAGATCGGATTCATGGTGCGTCACACGAGTGGCATCATCTGCGTGCCGCTCACGGGGGAACGCCTCGACGAGTTGCGTATCCCGATGATGGTGATGCAGAACACCGACGTCCGAAACACCGCCTTCACCGTCTCGGTGGACTACGCACCGGCGACGACGACGGGAATCTCGGCGGCCGACAGGGCTGCGACGATCCGAGCGATGGTCGATCATGCGACCGAGCCCGAGGATCTCACGAGGCCCGGTCATCTCTTTCCGCTGCGGTATCGGGCCGGCGGAGTGCTCCGGCGGGCAGGCCACACCGAAGCCGCGGTCGATCTGGCCACCTTGGCCGGACTCCGACCCGCCGGAGTACTTGCCGAGATCGTGGGTGACGACGGTTCCATCGCTCGCCTCCCGGACCTGGAGCGGTTCGCCCGCAAGCACCATCTCGTCATGATCCAGATAGCGGATCTGATCGCATACCGTCGCCGGCGCCAGCGGTTGATCCGGCGCGGGGCCGAGGCACGCATTCCAACGGAGTTTGGTGTCTTCGAGGCGATCGCCTACGAATCCCTCGTCGATCATCGTGAGCATCTGGCGCTCGTCAAAGGGGAGATCGCGGGCAAGGGAGACGTGCTGGTGAGGGTTCATTCGGAATGCCTGACCGGGGACACGCTCGGCAGTCTTCGCTGCGATTGTGGTTTCCAGCTGCGGGACGCGATGAGCAAGATCGCCGCCGAGGGGAGTGGCGTTGTGCTCTATCTGCGTGGACACGAAGGCAGAGGAATCGGGCTGATGCACAAGCTGGAGGCATACGCGCTGCAAGACCACGGTCGCGACACGGTGGAGGCGAATCTCGAATTGGGGCTGCCAACGGACGCCAGGGACTATGGAGTGGGTGCCCAGATCCTCGCCGACCTGGGGATCACCACGATGCGACTGCTGACGAACAACCCGACGAAACGTGCGGGTATCGAGGGCTACGGCCTCGAGATCACCGAGACCGTCCCACTGGAAGTGAGGCCGAATCCCGAGAACCTCGGCTATCTGACGACGAAGGTCGAGAAGCTCGGGCATTCCATTCATCTGGAGGATGTAGATGCGACTTGA
- the rpmI gene encoding 50S ribosomal protein L35 — MKTKSHRGAAKRMRRTGSGKIVRARAGRGHLKLAKSRKRFRQLKGTTEMTRGDRRTASRLLGR; from the coding sequence ATGAAAACGAAAAGTCACCGGGGTGCCGCAAAGCGTATGCGACGCACCGGATCAGGCAAGATCGTGCGAGCGCGCGCGGGTCGAGGCCATCTGAAGCTCGCCAAGAGCCGGAAGCGTTTCCGTCAGCTCAAAGGCACTACCGAAATGACTCGCGGCGATCGGCGTACGGCGTCGCGTCTGCTGGGCCGCTAG
- the ribD gene encoding bifunctional diaminohydroxyphosphoribosylaminopyrimidine deaminase/5-amino-6-(5-phosphoribosylamino)uracil reductase RibD: protein MDEHWMARSLDIARDTYPHPNPRVGAVVVDAKGEPAGEGSHAGPGRPHAEVVALNSAGISARDGTIYVTLEPCVHVGRTPPCVGAIVAAGIRRVVVAAEDPDVRVAGKGMEALRAAGLEVEVGVMADEARALDPGYFHHRRTGRPMVTLKAAATLDGQVAALDGSSQWITDEVARKDAHRLRATADAVMVGAGTLRADDPRLDVRLPEYSGPQPVPVLVAGTRPIPVDARLVARDPIVLSPVAIEGLDTIVAPADGAVDLRLGLEGLGRRGIVDLLVEGGPRLAASLLSENLVDRIVLYLGARVAGGAGKTVFEGEFATLSQSRRVRITHVGTVGVDVKIEAILEDD from the coding sequence GTGGACGAACACTGGATGGCCCGGAGTCTCGATATCGCACGAGATACGTATCCCCATCCGAATCCGCGTGTGGGAGCCGTCGTTGTCGACGCGAAGGGCGAGCCGGCAGGCGAGGGCAGCCACGCCGGCCCGGGCAGACCCCATGCCGAGGTGGTTGCGCTCAACAGCGCCGGCATTTCGGCGCGAGACGGAACGATCTACGTCACGCTCGAACCGTGTGTCCATGTTGGTAGGACTCCACCTTGTGTCGGCGCCATCGTCGCTGCCGGGATCCGGCGTGTCGTCGTGGCAGCCGAAGATCCGGATGTCCGTGTTGCCGGCAAGGGTATGGAGGCGCTGCGGGCGGCGGGACTCGAGGTCGAGGTCGGTGTGATGGCGGACGAAGCTCGAGCGCTCGATCCCGGTTACTTCCACCATCGCAGAACGGGGCGTCCGATGGTCACGCTGAAGGCGGCGGCGACACTCGACGGTCAGGTGGCGGCCCTCGACGGTTCGTCGCAGTGGATCACCGATGAGGTCGCACGAAAGGATGCACATCGTCTGCGTGCCACGGCAGATGCCGTGATGGTGGGAGCCGGGACGCTGCGCGCCGACGATCCCCGGCTGGACGTTCGGCTGCCGGAATACTCGGGTCCGCAGCCGGTGCCCGTTCTCGTCGCTGGGACACGGCCGATTCCCGTCGATGCTCGGCTGGTGGCTCGCGACCCGATCGTGCTCAGCCCCGTGGCGATCGAGGGCCTCGACACGATCGTCGCGCCTGCAGACGGAGCGGTCGATCTTCGGCTCGGCCTCGAGGGTCTCGGCAGGCGGGGCATCGTGGATCTTCTGGTCGAGGGCGGCCCGAGGCTGGCTGCTTCGTTGCTGTCCGAAAACCTCGTCGACCGGATCGTTCTCTACCTCGGCGCCCGAGTTGCCGGAGGTGCAGGGAAGACCGTGTTCGAAGGGGAGTTTGCCACCCTGTCACAGAGTCGGCGGGTGCGCATCACACATGTGGGGACGGTGGGTGTGGACGTGAAGATCGAGGCCATCTTGGAGGATGATTGA
- the rpe gene encoding ribulose-phosphate 3-epimerase, with the protein MQPARIAPSLLAADFAHLAEEVAMVEPHVEFLHLDVMDGHFVPNITFGTPVIAALRRFSSLFFDCHLMTTNPDAHFPALHTAGADLVTVHIEVCPDPTRVAARARAEGLSFGLALNPSTPFEAVEPFVELVDLLLIMSVHPGLGGQSFISDSLKKVEIARKFIDSHSLTTDIEIDGGVSSENARAARDVGVDVFVAGSAIFGSPDPVAAVRHLRAAVESME; encoded by the coding sequence ATGCAGCCTGCACGCATCGCCCCTTCGCTTCTCGCTGCGGACTTTGCACACCTCGCAGAAGAGGTCGCGATGGTCGAGCCGCATGTCGAGTTTCTGCATCTCGACGTGATGGACGGACACTTCGTTCCCAATATCACGTTTGGAACTCCGGTCATCGCCGCTCTGCGGCGCTTTTCCTCCTTGTTCTTCGATTGCCACTTGATGACGACGAATCCCGACGCCCACTTCCCGGCGTTGCATACCGCAGGAGCCGATCTCGTCACGGTGCACATCGAGGTGTGCCCGGATCCGACGAGAGTGGCCGCACGGGCACGGGCCGAAGGGTTGTCGTTCGGCCTGGCCCTGAACCCTTCCACGCCGTTCGAAGCTGTGGAGCCCTTCGTCGAACTCGTCGACCTCCTGCTCATCATGTCGGTGCATCCGGGCTTGGGAGGGCAATCGTTCATCAGCGATTCGCTCAAGAAGGTCGAGATTGCGAGAAAGTTCATTGATTCTCACTCTCTGACGACCGATATAGAGATCGACGGAGGTGTGAGCTCTGAGAATGCCCGTGCAGCACGGGACGTCGGAGTTGACGTGTTCGTGGCCGGAAGCGCGATCTTCGGGTCACCGGATCCGGTCGCAGCCGTACGGCACCTCAGAGCGGCAGTCGAATCGATGGAGTGA
- the argF gene encoding ornithine carbamoyltransferase yields the protein MDFLRIDDLTPDGLRAVLASAESARHDPSAVAGRLTGQSVGLFFQKPSTRTRVSTELASAQLGAIPVVLGQQEVGFGSREAVKDVAAVLDRYLDVIAMRVFKHADLVEVAEHAQAPVINLLSDVEHPCQALADLQTIAEERPMAGTTIAYVGDGNNVLHSLMVGAAMMEMNVRIATPDGYEPDPEYVTKAESFGDVLITNDAEEAVRGADVVYTDVWASMGQEEEAEERSRLFSPYRVDLALFEQAAEDAIFLHCLPAHRGSEVTDAVLDHVRSRVLDQAENRLHTFKALLLHVIE from the coding sequence ATGGATTTTCTGCGTATCGACGACCTCACACCCGACGGGCTGCGTGCCGTTCTGGCCAGCGCCGAATCCGCCCGCCATGATCCGTCGGCCGTGGCCGGACGCCTCACCGGGCAATCGGTCGGCCTGTTCTTCCAGAAGCCGTCGACGCGGACCCGTGTCTCCACGGAGCTCGCATCCGCTCAACTGGGCGCGATTCCCGTCGTGCTCGGCCAACAGGAAGTTGGTTTCGGTAGCCGAGAGGCCGTCAAGGACGTCGCAGCAGTTTTGGATCGATACCTTGACGTGATTGCCATGCGGGTGTTCAAGCACGCCGACCTGGTCGAAGTGGCGGAACATGCGCAAGCTCCCGTGATCAACCTGCTCTCCGATGTGGAGCATCCATGCCAGGCTCTGGCAGATCTGCAGACCATCGCCGAGGAACGCCCCATGGCCGGTACGACGATTGCCTACGTTGGTGACGGGAACAACGTGCTTCACTCGTTGATGGTCGGTGCCGCGATGATGGAGATGAACGTTCGCATAGCGACACCTGACGGATATGAACCCGATCCCGAGTATGTCACGAAGGCCGAATCGTTCGGTGACGTGTTGATCACCAACGATGCCGAGGAGGCCGTTCGGGGGGCCGACGTCGTCTACACGGACGTGTGGGCCTCGATGGGTCAGGAAGAAGAGGCGGAGGAGCGCAGTCGCTTGTTCTCGCCGTATCGAGTCGATCTCGCTCTCTTCGAGCAGGCGGCGGAAGACGCCATCTTCCTGCATTGTCTGCCGGCACACAGGGGGAGCGAGGTCACCGACGCGGTTCTCGACCATGTTCGATCTCGGGTGCTCGATCAGGCCGAGAATCGGCTGCATACCTTCAAGGCCTTGCTCCTGCATGTGATCGAGTGA
- a CDS encoding response regulator: MAQRILVADDDPDILQFIRVNLEFEGFQVTEARDGLEAIESVMKEPPDLVLLDVMMPKLDGFDVLRRLRTHPSAANTSVILLTARTMPEDRIRGLDLGADDYINKPFDVEELVARVKAVMRRSQTMRDVSPLTGLPGNFRISEEMERRVAERGPIAIVHADLDNFKSFNDHYGFMRGDQVIKYTAHVLLEAAAENEDPRVFVGHIGGDDFVALIHPESVVAFCEATIRIFDAGILDFYDTADALRGYVEVADRRGEQHAFPIISISLGVATNRYRAITSQWEASAVAVEMKEFAKATAGSAYEIDRRTS; encoded by the coding sequence ATGGCACAGCGGATTCTGGTGGCGGACGACGATCCGGACATCCTGCAGTTCATTCGCGTGAACTTGGAGTTCGAGGGGTTTCAGGTCACCGAGGCGCGAGATGGTCTCGAAGCGATCGAGTCGGTCATGAAAGAACCTCCCGACCTCGTCCTTCTCGATGTCATGATGCCCAAGTTGGATGGTTTCGACGTCCTCCGTCGTCTGCGGACGCATCCTTCGGCTGCGAATACGTCCGTGATCCTGCTCACGGCGCGAACGATGCCAGAAGATCGCATTCGTGGTCTCGACCTCGGTGCAGACGACTACATCAACAAGCCCTTCGATGTCGAAGAGCTCGTCGCGCGCGTCAAGGCCGTCATGCGCCGCTCCCAGACGATGCGAGACGTGTCACCGCTGACGGGGCTACCGGGGAACTTCAGGATATCCGAGGAGATGGAGCGGCGTGTTGCGGAGCGCGGGCCGATCGCCATCGTCCACGCCGATCTCGACAACTTCAAGTCGTTCAACGACCACTACGGCTTCATGCGAGGCGACCAGGTCATCAAGTACACGGCCCACGTTCTGCTCGAGGCCGCGGCGGAGAACGAGGATCCTCGAGTCTTCGTCGGACACATCGGCGGTGACGATTTCGTCGCCTTGATCCACCCGGAATCGGTCGTGGCGTTCTGCGAAGCGACCATCCGGATCTTCGATGCGGGCATTCTCGACTTTTACGACACCGCGGACGCGCTGCGGGGATACGTGGAGGTGGCCGACCGGCGGGGAGAACAGCACGCGTTCCCCATCATCTCGATATCGCTCGGCGTTGCCACCAATCGATACCGGGCCATCACTTCACAATGGGAGGCCTCGGCGGTGGCGGTCGAGATGAAAGAGTTCGCCAAGGCAACGGCCGGATCCGCCTACGAAATCGATCGCCGCACATCCTGA